A window from Gopherus flavomarginatus isolate rGopFla2 chromosome 4, rGopFla2.mat.asm, whole genome shotgun sequence encodes these proteins:
- the PLA2G7 gene encoding platelet-activating factor acetylhydrolase isoform X1, which translates to MESKSSTKLYGIPEGKGPYSVGCTDLMTDYTIQGSFFRLYYPSQNGASSEETKWIPRKEYYRGLSDFLNMYRMLGETFFQYYVGSVTCPAKWNAAFKPGEKYPLIIFSHGLGAFRTIYSAICIEMASQGFIVVAVEHRDKSSSATYYHKENPGCEAQEEATENPNEEWIYYRKLKRSEQEFPLRNQQLQQRTEECIRALDLILDINNGNHVVNVLSLNFDWTLLKESIDTDRIAVMGHSFGAATAIKTLSKDTRFKCGIALDAWMLPLDDEVYSGVEQPLLFINSEKFQWVSNVLKMKKLYSTGKIRKMITIKGSVHQSFPDFTFLSGNFVGKIFRLKGEIDPNIAIDISNKASLAFLQKHLGLKKDFDQWDALVDGEGHNVIPGTNIDLPSTQPESLE; encoded by the exons GGAAGCTTCTTTCGTCTGTATTATCCTTCACAAAATGGCGCAAGTAGTGAAGAAACCAAGTGGATCCCCAGGAAGGAATATTATCGTGGACTTTCTGACTTCCTCAACATGTACCGGATGTTAGGAGAGACATTTTTTCAGTACTATGTTG GCTCAGTGACATGTCCTGCAAAATGGAATGCTGCTTTCAAGCCTGGAGAGAAATACCCCCTCATTATTTTTTCCCATGGACTTGGAGCTTTCCG GACTATATATTCTGCTATCTGCATTGAGATGGCATCTCAAGGTTTTATAGTTGTTGCTGTGGAGCACAG AGATAAATCCTCTTCTGCGACTTATTATCATAAGGAGAATCCTGGTTGTGAAGCACAAGAAGAGGCTACAGAAAATCCGAACGAGGAATGGATCTACTACAGAAAACTAAAACGAAGTGAACAGGAATTTCCTCTACGCAACCAACAG TTGCAGCAGAGAACAGAGGAGTGTATCAGAGCTCTTGACCTCATTCTTGATATTAATAATGGAAATCATGTAGTGAATGTACTATCTTTAAACTTTGATTGGACTCTGTTAAAG GAGTCTATTGATACTGACAGAATAGCTGTGATGGGACACTCTTTTGGTGCTGCCACAGCCATTAAGACTCTTAGCAAAGACACTAGATTCAA GTGTGGCATTGCCCTGGATGCATGGATGCTTCCTCTAGATGATGAAGTTTATTCTGGCGTCGAACAGCCATTGTTGTTTATCAACTCAGAAAAATTCCAGTGGGTTTCAAATGTTCTAAAAATGAAGAAACTTTACTCCActggcaaaataagaaaaatgatcACTATCAA GGGATCAGTACATCAGAGTTTTCCAGATTTTACCTTCCTAAGTGGTAACTTTGTTGGAAAGATTTTCAGATTAAAGGGAGAAATAGACCCAAACATAGCTATAGATATTAGCAACAAAGCTTCATTAGCCTTCCTGCAGAAACATTTAG GTCTGAAGAAAGATTTTGATCAGTGGGACGCTCTTGTAGATGGTGAAGGACATAATGTCATTCCTGGAACCAACATTGATCTACCCTCAACTCAGCCTGAATCACTAGAATGA
- the PLA2G7 gene encoding platelet-activating factor acetylhydrolase isoform X2, which yields MESKSSTKLYGIPEGKGPYSVGCTDLMTDYTIQGSFFRLYYPSQNGASSEETKWIPRKEYYRGLSDFLNMYRMLGETFFQYYVGSVTCPAKWNAAFKPGEKYPLIIFSHGLGAFRTIYSAICIEMASQGFIVVAVEHRDKSSSATYYHKENPGCEAQEEATENPNEEWIYYRKLKRSEQEFPLRNQQLQQRTEECIRALDLILDINNGNHVVNVLSLNFDWTLLKESIDTDRIAVMGHSFGAATAIKTLSKDTRFKGSVHQSFPDFTFLSGNFVGKIFRLKGEIDPNIAIDISNKASLAFLQKHLGLKKDFDQWDALVDGEGHNVIPGTNIDLPSTQPESLE from the exons GGAAGCTTCTTTCGTCTGTATTATCCTTCACAAAATGGCGCAAGTAGTGAAGAAACCAAGTGGATCCCCAGGAAGGAATATTATCGTGGACTTTCTGACTTCCTCAACATGTACCGGATGTTAGGAGAGACATTTTTTCAGTACTATGTTG GCTCAGTGACATGTCCTGCAAAATGGAATGCTGCTTTCAAGCCTGGAGAGAAATACCCCCTCATTATTTTTTCCCATGGACTTGGAGCTTTCCG GACTATATATTCTGCTATCTGCATTGAGATGGCATCTCAAGGTTTTATAGTTGTTGCTGTGGAGCACAG AGATAAATCCTCTTCTGCGACTTATTATCATAAGGAGAATCCTGGTTGTGAAGCACAAGAAGAGGCTACAGAAAATCCGAACGAGGAATGGATCTACTACAGAAAACTAAAACGAAGTGAACAGGAATTTCCTCTACGCAACCAACAG TTGCAGCAGAGAACAGAGGAGTGTATCAGAGCTCTTGACCTCATTCTTGATATTAATAATGGAAATCATGTAGTGAATGTACTATCTTTAAACTTTGATTGGACTCTGTTAAAG GAGTCTATTGATACTGACAGAATAGCTGTGATGGGACACTCTTTTGGTGCTGCCACAGCCATTAAGACTCTTAGCAAAGACACTAGATTCAA GGGATCAGTACATCAGAGTTTTCCAGATTTTACCTTCCTAAGTGGTAACTTTGTTGGAAAGATTTTCAGATTAAAGGGAGAAATAGACCCAAACATAGCTATAGATATTAGCAACAAAGCTTCATTAGCCTTCCTGCAGAAACATTTAG GTCTGAAGAAAGATTTTGATCAGTGGGACGCTCTTGTAGATGGTGAAGGACATAATGTCATTCCTGGAACCAACATTGATCTACCCTCAACTCAGCCTGAATCACTAGAATGA